In Fundulus heteroclitus isolate FHET01 chromosome 16, MU-UCD_Fhet_4.1, whole genome shotgun sequence, a single genomic region encodes these proteins:
- the tbcd gene encoding tubulin-specific chaperone D isoform X2 has translation MYYQNHLSRDQAVRSGGHGCWIQKTYLLVGDSPRNAASVLVSKFMTRPDVKQKCLGDFLDWSLAAVSRTNAQSMREIMELDGVLQSLAKLFKHGKRDDLLQYAPVVLRCLEQKRLSESSEAKLRKINVKLIQRLGLTFLKPRLAAWRYQRGSRSLTANLTATHAAGAAGAAAAAEKEMQEEDEDYDIPEEVETVIEDLLIGLKDKETVVRWSAAKGIGRVTGRLPKELADDVVGSVLDCFSFQETDNAWHGGCLALAELGRRGLLLPSRLTDVVPLIIKSLTYDEKRGACSVGSNVRDAACYVCWSFSRAYEPKELQPFVTQIASAMLITAVFDRNVNCRRAASAAFQENVGRQGTFPHGIDILTAADYFSVGKISNCYLNISVYIASFPEYTKSMIDHLISRKINHWDSAIRELATKALHNLTPQAPDYMATTVLPQLLTTAVGVDLHGRHGAILACGEITHALYKVALQTNRTVVDIISPECVDALKNIHNVLHERKQYRGFGGGLMRPAICSLIEKLSLSKMPFKSDPIISGWQWIIDDTIKNLHLFSSGRKGGIIDDVVTALSALCEEYYQDETNQADAEIQDALISQYLEGLNSSLLLTRCGSARALGCLPRFMIHNKLKQVFEGLQHMCAVSQKEGKFTEARRDAVASVAQVFLKAGVRPDGGPDSVLCSENIAEVMGFLLSSLNDYTSDSRGDVGAWVRKAAMTSLKDLTLMVASSAPEILSSNLVKSTMCCLAQQAAEKIDHYRAHAGNIFLLLLHSTQPVVPHIPHKEELLNIFPVETITSLNWNAPSQAFKYIAQLLGLPEYQYHTLLGLSVSVGGITESTVHHSSQSLFVFLKGIQNDRDALTQFAQTLLRIFRDNRHNDRVSVSLLKMLSQMLANNIFEIFTKEEDHWVCLELLDLCKEFRRSKDVNKLCACIDVFCGLIQFQGDVRKKVLSQLLLMLCHSFPVIRKATSSKMYEMLLTYDDVTDPDVLDDVMTLLSDTEWDKNITEVRPHRNQLCDWLGVPRKQPAGPPQVS, from the exons ATGTATTATCAAAACCACTTGTCGAGGGACCAAGCAGTACGTAGTGGAGGACACGGGTGTTGGATTCAAAAG ACTTATCTACTTGTTGGTGACTCTCCTAGAAATGCTGCCTCAGTTCTTGTTTCAAA GTTCATGACACGCCCCGACGTGAAACAGAAATGTCTCGGGGACTTTCTGGACTGGAGTCTCGCCGCCGTGTCTCGGACCAACGCCCAGTCGATGAGGGAAATCATGGAGCTGGACGGTGTCCTGCAGTCTCTG GCAAAGCTTTTTAAACACGGGAAACGGGACGACCTTTTACAGTATG CTCCTGTCGTTCTGCGTTGTCTGGAGCAGAAGCGCCTGTCGGAGAGCAGCGAGGCCAAGCTGCGAAAGATCAACGTCAAGCTGATCCAGCGCCTCGGCCTCACTTTCCTCAAGCCCCGTTTAGCTGCTTGGAG GTACCAGAGAGGGAGTCGCTCCCTTACTGCTAACCTCACTGCGACTCACGCCGCCGGAGCCGCCggggctgcagctgctgctgagaAAGAGATGCAAGAAGAGGATGAAGACTACGACATTCCTGAGGAGGTGGAAACTGTAATTG aggaTCTACTCATTGGTTTGAAAGATAAGGAGACAGTTGTGCGCTGGTCGGCGGCTAAGGG CATTGGGAGGGTGACTGGGAGGCTTCCTAAGGAGTTGGCAGATGATGTGGTCGGATCAGTTTTGGACTGCTTCAG CTTTCAGGAAACCGATAATGCCTGGCATGGAGGCTGCCTCGCACTGGCCGAGCTAGGAAGGAGAGGTCTGCTGCTTCCCTCAAGGTTGACTGATG TGGTGCCACTTATAATCAAGTCGCTGACCTACGATGAGAAGAGGGGAGCGTGCAGTGTCGGCTCCAACGTGCGCGACGCCGCCTGCTACGTCTGCTGGTCTTTTTCCAGAGCTTATGAACCTAAGGAACTTCAGCCGTTCGTCACTCAGATTGCCAG TGCCATGCTGATCACCGCTGTTTTTGATCGAAACGTCAACTGCCGCAGAGCTGCCTCC GCTGCTTTCCAGGAGAATGTCGGCAGACAG GGCACCTTCCCTCATGGTATTGACATCTTGACAGCAGCAGACTACTTTTCTGTGGGAAAGATCAGCAACTGCTATCTGAATATTAG TGTTTATATAGCCAGTTTCCCAGAGTACACTAAATCCATGATCGACCATTTGATTTCCCGGAAAATCAACCACTGGGACAG cgCGATCCGAGAGCTTGCCACTAAAGCGCTCCACAACCTGACGCCTCAAGCACCTGATTATATGGCAACAACAG TTTTGCCGCAGCTGCTGACCACAGCGGTGGGCGTCGATCTGCACGGCCGCCACGGAGCCATCCTGGCCTGCGGGGAAATAACGCACGCGCTGTACAAAGTGGCTCTCCAGACCAACAG GACTGTGGTGGATATAATTTCTCCAGAGTGTGTGGACGCACTAAAGAACATTCACAATGTG CTCCATGAAAGGAAACAATACAG ggGCTTTGGTGGAGGGCTAATGAGACCAGCAA tttgcaGTCTGATAGAAAAGTTGTCCCTGTCTAAAATGCCTTTTAAGAGTGACCCCATAATCT CTGGGTGGCAGTGGATCATCGACGACACCATTAAGAATCTTCATCTCTTTTCAAGTGGACGAAAGGGGGGCATCATT GATGATGTGGTAACAGCCTTATCCGCCTTGTGTGAGGAGTATTACCAGGACGAAACAAACCAGGCTGACGCAGAAATACAAG ATGCGCTCATATCCCAGTACCTTGAAGGACTGAATAGTTCGCTGCTGCTCACTCGGTGCGGATCGGCCCGCGCCCTCGGCTGTCTGCCGCGATTCATGATCCACAACAAACTGAAGCAG GTCTTTGAAGGCCTTCAGCACATGTGTGCCGTCAGCCAGAAGGAGGGGAAGTTCACTGAGGCGAGAAGAGACGCGGTCGCATCGGTCGCCCA AGTCTTTTTGAAGGCCGGTGTTCGTCCCGACGGCGGCCCCGACTCTGTCCTCTGCTCGGAGAACATAGCTGAGGTGATGGGCTTTCTGCTCAGCAGCCTCAACGACTACACGTCAGACAGCAGGGGGGACGTAGGGGCCTG GGTAAGAAAGGCAGCAATGACGAGCCTAaaggacctcaccttgatggTGGCCAGCAGCGCTCCAGAGATCCTTTCTTCAAACCT GGTGAAGTCTACCATGTGCTGCCTGGCTCAACAGGCGGCGGAGAAGATCGACCACTACAGAGCCCATGCTGGCAACATCTTCCTGCTCCTCCTTCACAGCACTCAGCCTGTAGTGCCCCACATACCCCACAAGGAGGAGCTGTTGAACATCTTTCCTGT TGAGACCATAACCAGTTTAAACTGGAACGCCCCATCCCAGGCTTTCAAGTACATCGCACAGCTGCTTGGATTGCCTGAGTATCAGTACCACACCCTGCTGGGGCTGTCTGTGTCAGTGGGAGGGATCACCGAGTCCACG GTGCATCACTCCTCCCAGTCGCTGTTCGTCTTCCTGAAAGGGATTCAGAACGACCGCGATGCTCTGACACAGTTTGCACAGACGTTGCTGAGGATCTTTAGGGATAATCGTCACAATGACAG aGTATCTGTTTCCTTACTTAAGATGCTCAGTCAGATGCTTGCTAAcaacatttttgaaatattcaccaaagaagaaga TCACTGGGTCTGCTTGGAGCTTTTGGATCTTTGCAAAGAGTTCAGGAGGTCCAAGGACGTCAACAAGCTATGTGCCTGTATAGATGT ATTCTGTGGGCTGATCCAGTTCCAGGGAGACGTGAGGAAGAAGGTTTTGTCCCAGCTGCTGTTGATGCTCTGCCACTCGTTCCCTGTG ATAAGAAAGGCCACGTCCAGCAAGATGTATGAGATGCTTCTGACCTATGACGACGTTACTGATCCAGATGTGCTGGACGATGTCATGACGCTACTAAGTGACACCGAGTG GGACAAAAACATCACCGAAGTGCGGCCACACAGGAATCAGCTTTGCGATTGGTTAGGGGTCCCCAGGAAGCAGCCAGCG GGCCCTCCCCAGGTGTCATGA
- the znf750 gene encoding zinc finger protein 750 yields METDQERKPKRPHYIPRPPGKPFKYQCFQCPFTCNEKSHLFNHMKYNLCQNSISLVTQKNGQTPRQTKAVAKAVSVKTKDCTNVPPAVQGPEKEEAEEKKDESRDDTEELDVGCDSPAGKDDQNVAKASALSESDEAKDAPRPSAFSPVTPNRDGAEASVATVQRREEPPASNIGHPSGPWGTRNLPFKSFTPLMVPEYPPYLLPERPLYPQYFLPRHVPGNDPSAPSFQPEFIDAQRSLVQPPIAPAHGAPFPPYPYRYCHTLQPVAPLPYTLYRPHELSMPISGHRYFPLDGYAQSFGHRDLDLYMYSQSSLNSSHSSAQGESHHGQSGDKTTRSSPKEGCSALGSPDRPSQANVLLRDSEPSQYTTTGESEASPQFGHASKAAASVTKDSRQEESAETLLQLGSRRLDGGAKGNGPHSPSQDKDRQEESESVAPLNLSKRNQDHEEKPDHRLMGLDADEVNGAEPLNLSLRAQSPSEDLPQRADADLDEEPCDQRQTAALALCQLATASSAASLGDFHITAQPSENSADSAAPDSPKSPEPTEGVKATGLKRRSGGQTEGKRQKLTKTSATERTLRRRTRYC; encoded by the exons ATGGAGACGGATCAAGAACGCAAGCCGAAAAGGCCCCACTACATTCCTCGGCCGCCAGGCAAACCTTTCAAGTACCAATGTTTCCAGTGTCCTTTCACCTGTAACGAGAAGTCTCATCTCTTCAATCATATGAAATACAACCTGTGTCAAAACTCAATCTCCTTGGTGACTCAAAAAAACGGACAGACACCCCGACAAACGAAGGCTGTGGCAAAGGCGGTCTCTGTCAAAACTAAGGATTGTACAAATGTCCCTCCAGCAGTCCAGggtcctgagaaagaagaggcGGAAGAGAAGAAAGACGAGAGCAGAGACGACACAGAGGAGCTGGATGTTGGGTGCGACAGTCCAGCCGGTAAGGACGACCAGAACGTGGCGAAAGCGAGCGCGCTCTCCGAGAGCGACGAGGCCAAGGATGCGCCACGGCCATCTGCTTTCTCCCCCGTCACGCCTAACCGTGACGGCGCTGAGGCCTCGGTGGCGACGGTGCAGCGGAGAGAAGAGCCGCCGGCCTCTAACATCGGCCACCCGAGCGGCCCGTGGGGCACCAGAAACCTTCCGTTTAAATCTTTCACCCCTCTCATGGTTCCCGAATACCCTCCCTATCTCCTGCCGGAGCGACCCCTGTATCCGCAGTACTTCCTCCCGAGACACGTCCCTGGAAACGACCCGAGCGCTCCGTCTTTCCAGCCAGAGTTTATAGATGCCCAGAGATCTCTGGTGCAGCCACCCATCGCCCCAGCTCACGGAGCCCCGTTCCCGCCTTACCCTTACAGATATTGCCACACTCTTCAGCCAGTCGCGCCCTTGCCTTACACCCTTTACCGACCCCATGAGCTTTCCATGCCCATTTCAGGACACAGGTACTTTCCTTTGGATGGCTATGCTCAAAGCTTCGGCCACAGGGACCTGGACCTGTACATGTATTCGCAATCCAGCCTCAACAGCTCTCACAGCTCTGCCCAGGGGGAGAGTCACCACGGCCAAAGTGGAGACAAAACAACCAGGTCGAGCCCTAAGGAGGGCTGCTCCGCTTTAGGGTCCCCAGACAGACCCAGTCAGGCAAACGTCCTGTTGAGAGACTCCGAGCCTTCGCAGTACACGACCACCGGTGAGTCGGAGGCCTCCCCCCAGTTCGGACACGCGTCTAAAGCCGCAGCATCGGTCACTAAAGATTCAAGACAAGAGGAGTCCGCAGAAACCTTACTTCAGTTAGGAAGTCGTCGCCTAGATGGAGG GGCAAAGGGAAACGGGCCACATTCCCCCTCGCAAGATAAAGACCGCCAAGAGGAATCAGAGAGCGTAGCGCCTCTTAACCTGTCGAAAAGAAACCAGGACCACGAAGAGAAACCTGATCACAGGCTGATGGGTTTAGACGCAGATGAAGTGAACGGCGCAGAGCCGCTGAACCTCAGCCTCCGAGCTCAAAGCCCTTCAGAGGACCTTCCGCAGAGAGCCGACGCAGATCTGGACGAGGAGCCGTGCGACCAACGGCAGACCGCCGCTCTGGCTCTCTGCCAGCTCGCCACTGCGAGCTCCGCAGCCTCTTTAGGTGACTTTCACATTACAGCCCAGCCCTCTGAGAACTCAGCGGACTCTGCGGCTCCTGATTCGCCGAAAAGTCCCGAGCCGACTGAAGGTGTTAAAGCGACTGGCCTGAAAAGACGAAGCGGTGGCCAGACTGAGGGCAAACGGCAGAAACTTACGAAAACAAGCGCAACGGAGCGAACCCTGAGGAGGAGGACTCGCTACTGCTAA
- the tbcd gene encoding tubulin-specific chaperone D isoform X1 translates to MAFMEAENDNTGGGEEEEEADAIVKTCVLGGFSESGETKTLISSLPEVHGDQRAREGAMEKFRVIMDRYQEQPHLLDPHLEWMTKMLLDFTRSENSPASLVHLSFKFLYVICKVRSYKVFMQLLPHEVADVHPVLELISRQDPEDLETWETRYILLLWLSMGCLIPFDLYRLDGHLESEGVRIREPIMERILTVAKTYLLVGDSPRNAASVLVSKFMTRPDVKQKCLGDFLDWSLAAVSRTNAQSMREIMELDGVLQSLAKLFKHGKRDDLLQYAPVVLRCLEQKRLSESSEAKLRKINVKLIQRLGLTFLKPRLAAWRYQRGSRSLTANLTATHAAGAAGAAAAAEKEMQEEDEDYDIPEEVETVIEDLLIGLKDKETVVRWSAAKGIGRVTGRLPKELADDVVGSVLDCFSFQETDNAWHGGCLALAELGRRGLLLPSRLTDVVPLIIKSLTYDEKRGACSVGSNVRDAACYVCWSFSRAYEPKELQPFVTQIASAMLITAVFDRNVNCRRAASAAFQENVGRQGTFPHGIDILTAADYFSVGKISNCYLNISVYIASFPEYTKSMIDHLISRKINHWDSAIRELATKALHNLTPQAPDYMATTVLPQLLTTAVGVDLHGRHGAILACGEITHALYKVALQTNRTVVDIISPECVDALKNIHNVLHERKQYRGFGGGLMRPAICSLIEKLSLSKMPFKSDPIISGWQWIIDDTIKNLHLFSSGRKGGIIDDVVTALSALCEEYYQDETNQADAEIQDALISQYLEGLNSSLLLTRCGSARALGCLPRFMIHNKLKQVFEGLQHMCAVSQKEGKFTEARRDAVASVAQVFLKAGVRPDGGPDSVLCSENIAEVMGFLLSSLNDYTSDSRGDVGAWVRKAAMTSLKDLTLMVASSAPEILSSNLVKSTMCCLAQQAAEKIDHYRAHAGNIFLLLLHSTQPVVPHIPHKEELLNIFPVETITSLNWNAPSQAFKYIAQLLGLPEYQYHTLLGLSVSVGGITESTVHHSSQSLFVFLKGIQNDRDALTQFAQTLLRIFRDNRHNDRVSVSLLKMLSQMLANNIFEIFTKEEDHWVCLELLDLCKEFRRSKDVNKLCACIDVFCGLIQFQGDVRKKVLSQLLLMLCHSFPVIRKATSSKMYEMLLTYDDVTDPDVLDDVMTLLSDTEWDKNITEVRPHRNQLCDWLGVPRKQPAGPPQVS, encoded by the exons GTGAGAAGCTATAAAGTTTTCATGCAGCTTCTTCCTCATGAGGTGGCTGACGTCCATCCGGTTTTGGAGCTGATATCGAGACAGGATCCCGAAGACTTGGAG ACTTGGGAAACGCGCTACATATTGCTGCTGTGGCTGTCCATGGGCTGCCTGATCCCGTTTGACCTTTATCGCCTGGATGGTCACCTGGAATCAGAAGGCGTCAGGATTAGAGAGCCCATCATGGAGCGTATTTTAACCGTTGCAAAG ACTTATCTACTTGTTGGTGACTCTCCTAGAAATGCTGCCTCAGTTCTTGTTTCAAA GTTCATGACACGCCCCGACGTGAAACAGAAATGTCTCGGGGACTTTCTGGACTGGAGTCTCGCCGCCGTGTCTCGGACCAACGCCCAGTCGATGAGGGAAATCATGGAGCTGGACGGTGTCCTGCAGTCTCTG GCAAAGCTTTTTAAACACGGGAAACGGGACGACCTTTTACAGTATG CTCCTGTCGTTCTGCGTTGTCTGGAGCAGAAGCGCCTGTCGGAGAGCAGCGAGGCCAAGCTGCGAAAGATCAACGTCAAGCTGATCCAGCGCCTCGGCCTCACTTTCCTCAAGCCCCGTTTAGCTGCTTGGAG GTACCAGAGAGGGAGTCGCTCCCTTACTGCTAACCTCACTGCGACTCACGCCGCCGGAGCCGCCggggctgcagctgctgctgagaAAGAGATGCAAGAAGAGGATGAAGACTACGACATTCCTGAGGAGGTGGAAACTGTAATTG aggaTCTACTCATTGGTTTGAAAGATAAGGAGACAGTTGTGCGCTGGTCGGCGGCTAAGGG CATTGGGAGGGTGACTGGGAGGCTTCCTAAGGAGTTGGCAGATGATGTGGTCGGATCAGTTTTGGACTGCTTCAG CTTTCAGGAAACCGATAATGCCTGGCATGGAGGCTGCCTCGCACTGGCCGAGCTAGGAAGGAGAGGTCTGCTGCTTCCCTCAAGGTTGACTGATG TGGTGCCACTTATAATCAAGTCGCTGACCTACGATGAGAAGAGGGGAGCGTGCAGTGTCGGCTCCAACGTGCGCGACGCCGCCTGCTACGTCTGCTGGTCTTTTTCCAGAGCTTATGAACCTAAGGAACTTCAGCCGTTCGTCACTCAGATTGCCAG TGCCATGCTGATCACCGCTGTTTTTGATCGAAACGTCAACTGCCGCAGAGCTGCCTCC GCTGCTTTCCAGGAGAATGTCGGCAGACAG GGCACCTTCCCTCATGGTATTGACATCTTGACAGCAGCAGACTACTTTTCTGTGGGAAAGATCAGCAACTGCTATCTGAATATTAG TGTTTATATAGCCAGTTTCCCAGAGTACACTAAATCCATGATCGACCATTTGATTTCCCGGAAAATCAACCACTGGGACAG cgCGATCCGAGAGCTTGCCACTAAAGCGCTCCACAACCTGACGCCTCAAGCACCTGATTATATGGCAACAACAG TTTTGCCGCAGCTGCTGACCACAGCGGTGGGCGTCGATCTGCACGGCCGCCACGGAGCCATCCTGGCCTGCGGGGAAATAACGCACGCGCTGTACAAAGTGGCTCTCCAGACCAACAG GACTGTGGTGGATATAATTTCTCCAGAGTGTGTGGACGCACTAAAGAACATTCACAATGTG CTCCATGAAAGGAAACAATACAG ggGCTTTGGTGGAGGGCTAATGAGACCAGCAA tttgcaGTCTGATAGAAAAGTTGTCCCTGTCTAAAATGCCTTTTAAGAGTGACCCCATAATCT CTGGGTGGCAGTGGATCATCGACGACACCATTAAGAATCTTCATCTCTTTTCAAGTGGACGAAAGGGGGGCATCATT GATGATGTGGTAACAGCCTTATCCGCCTTGTGTGAGGAGTATTACCAGGACGAAACAAACCAGGCTGACGCAGAAATACAAG ATGCGCTCATATCCCAGTACCTTGAAGGACTGAATAGTTCGCTGCTGCTCACTCGGTGCGGATCGGCCCGCGCCCTCGGCTGTCTGCCGCGATTCATGATCCACAACAAACTGAAGCAG GTCTTTGAAGGCCTTCAGCACATGTGTGCCGTCAGCCAGAAGGAGGGGAAGTTCACTGAGGCGAGAAGAGACGCGGTCGCATCGGTCGCCCA AGTCTTTTTGAAGGCCGGTGTTCGTCCCGACGGCGGCCCCGACTCTGTCCTCTGCTCGGAGAACATAGCTGAGGTGATGGGCTTTCTGCTCAGCAGCCTCAACGACTACACGTCAGACAGCAGGGGGGACGTAGGGGCCTG GGTAAGAAAGGCAGCAATGACGAGCCTAaaggacctcaccttgatggTGGCCAGCAGCGCTCCAGAGATCCTTTCTTCAAACCT GGTGAAGTCTACCATGTGCTGCCTGGCTCAACAGGCGGCGGAGAAGATCGACCACTACAGAGCCCATGCTGGCAACATCTTCCTGCTCCTCCTTCACAGCACTCAGCCTGTAGTGCCCCACATACCCCACAAGGAGGAGCTGTTGAACATCTTTCCTGT TGAGACCATAACCAGTTTAAACTGGAACGCCCCATCCCAGGCTTTCAAGTACATCGCACAGCTGCTTGGATTGCCTGAGTATCAGTACCACACCCTGCTGGGGCTGTCTGTGTCAGTGGGAGGGATCACCGAGTCCACG GTGCATCACTCCTCCCAGTCGCTGTTCGTCTTCCTGAAAGGGATTCAGAACGACCGCGATGCTCTGACACAGTTTGCACAGACGTTGCTGAGGATCTTTAGGGATAATCGTCACAATGACAG aGTATCTGTTTCCTTACTTAAGATGCTCAGTCAGATGCTTGCTAAcaacatttttgaaatattcaccaaagaagaaga TCACTGGGTCTGCTTGGAGCTTTTGGATCTTTGCAAAGAGTTCAGGAGGTCCAAGGACGTCAACAAGCTATGTGCCTGTATAGATGT ATTCTGTGGGCTGATCCAGTTCCAGGGAGACGTGAGGAAGAAGGTTTTGTCCCAGCTGCTGTTGATGCTCTGCCACTCGTTCCCTGTG ATAAGAAAGGCCACGTCCAGCAAGATGTATGAGATGCTTCTGACCTATGACGACGTTACTGATCCAGATGTGCTGGACGATGTCATGACGCTACTAAGTGACACCGAGTG GGACAAAAACATCACCGAAGTGCGGCCACACAGGAATCAGCTTTGCGATTGGTTAGGGGTCCCCAGGAAGCAGCCAGCG GGCCCTCCCCAGGTGTCATGA